In a genomic window of Flavobacteriales bacterium:
- a CDS encoding tetratricopeptide repeat protein, which translates to MSVEDRMTAMEAFARMKYGGTDPDSLIICAQRMRELAAEKGTAVHIGRSQLLRAMGFLRKGESDATIAYVDSAIAILSEAGEDKHLMSALNLMGNANANKGDFARAIAALTRALPIAETLKDSSMEARLLGNIGALYHMQDDLENALEYYQRRLVIAEAIGQKDILSEVVGNIAIIHETRGELATALSGYERAMGLARDIGYSGMIASAMHNMANVHLKLGQPKQALELNLEELALAQEIGDVAMETAALAALADAHLALGDLTKANDAGARSLRMADASGDMNLRRDAALMLFKVEKARGNDHAALAMHELYIALRDSIKSDENAAAMMSQKFQYEFDKKEALLTAEQEKKDALAAEEMRRKDMQRNAFIGGFVLMLALAGTFLFQRNRINKEKRRSEELLLNILPEEVALELKAKGEAEAVHLDQVTVLFTDFKGFTAMSEVLSPRDLVKDLHECFSAFDRITEKHGIEKIKTIGDAYMAAGGLPTPNTTHAIDVIQAAFEMRDFIAEGKARKIAAGLPYFEIRIGIHTGPVVAGIVGVKKFAYDIWGDTVNTASRMESSGEVGQVNISEATYALVKNEIGLTFTPRGKVQAKGKGEMAMYFAGRCSEGALVDFIRR; encoded by the coding sequence ATGTCTGTCGAGGATCGCATGACTGCCATGGAGGCCTTTGCGAGGATGAAGTACGGTGGAACGGACCCTGACAGCCTGATCATCTGCGCCCAGCGCATGCGTGAATTGGCGGCCGAGAAGGGCACCGCGGTCCACATCGGCCGTTCCCAGCTGCTGCGTGCGATGGGCTTTCTCCGTAAGGGTGAATCGGATGCCACCATCGCATATGTGGACAGTGCGATCGCGATCCTCAGTGAGGCCGGGGAAGACAAGCACCTGATGTCGGCGTTGAACCTCATGGGAAACGCGAATGCCAACAAGGGTGATTTCGCGCGCGCCATCGCAGCCCTCACCAGGGCCCTGCCTATCGCAGAGACCCTGAAGGACAGTTCCATGGAGGCGCGCCTTCTGGGGAACATCGGCGCGCTCTATCACATGCAGGACGACCTGGAGAACGCATTGGAATATTACCAGCGTCGGCTTGTCATCGCCGAGGCCATCGGCCAGAAGGATATCCTCAGTGAGGTGGTCGGCAACATCGCCATCATCCACGAAACGCGAGGTGAGCTGGCAACAGCACTCAGCGGCTATGAACGCGCGATGGGGCTGGCGCGCGACATCGGATATTCGGGCATGATAGCGAGCGCGATGCACAACATGGCCAATGTGCATCTGAAGCTGGGGCAACCGAAGCAAGCGCTTGAACTGAACCTCGAGGAATTGGCCCTGGCGCAGGAGATCGGTGATGTGGCCATGGAGACCGCGGCACTGGCGGCATTGGCAGACGCCCATTTGGCATTAGGCGATCTCACGAAAGCCAACGACGCTGGTGCACGATCCCTTCGGATGGCCGATGCCAGCGGTGATATGAATCTGCGAAGGGATGCGGCATTGATGCTATTCAAGGTGGAGAAGGCGCGCGGGAACGACCACGCTGCCTTGGCGATGCATGAGCTCTACATCGCCTTGCGCGACAGCATCAAGAGCGATGAGAACGCGGCGGCGATGATGAGCCAGAAGTTCCAGTACGAGTTCGACAAGAAGGAAGCCCTGCTCACCGCCGAGCAGGAGAAGAAGGATGCGTTGGCCGCCGAAGAGATGAGGCGCAAGGACATGCAGCGCAATGCGTTCATCGGCGGTTTCGTGCTGATGCTTGCGCTGGCCGGCACCTTCCTGTTCCAGCGCAACCGCATCAACAAGGAGAAGCGGCGCAGCGAAGAGCTTTTGCTCAACATCCTTCCGGAGGAAGTCGCCTTGGAGCTGAAGGCGAAGGGCGAAGCAGAAGCCGTTCATCTCGACCAGGTCACGGTGCTTTTCACGGACTTCAAAGGCTTCACGGCCATGAGCGAGGTGCTCTCCCCGCGTGATCTGGTGAAGGACCTCCACGAGTGCTTCAGCGCCTTCGACCGGATCACGGAGAAGCACGGCATCGAGAAGATCAAGACCATCGGCGATGCGTACATGGCCGCTGGTGGATTGCCCACGCCGAACACGACTCACGCCATCGATGTCATACAAGCCGCCTTCGAGATGCGCGACTTCATCGCCGAAGGCAAGGCCCGGAAGATCGCGGCGGGGCTGCCCTACTTCGAGATCCGCATCGGAATCCACACAGGCCCGGTGGTGGCGGGCATCGTGGGCGTGAAGAAATTCGCCTACGACATATGGGGCGATACCGTGAACACCGCCAGCCGGATGGAGAGCAGCGGCGAGGTGGGGCAGGTGAACATCAGCGAGGCGACCTATGCACTGGTGAAGAACGAGATCGGTCTCACCTTCACACCCCGCGGCAAAGTGCAAGCGAAGGGCAAGGGGGAGATGGCGATGTATTTCGCCGGCCGATGCTCCGAAGGAGCGTTGGTTGACTTCATTCGCCGATGA